AAGATTTCTAGATAGAGCCTCACAACGGTTGGTCTCTGTCCTCTCTTACATCTGTGATAGCATCACTGCTGTCACCATCATTGACGAGAATGTAGGAAAAATTTCTTACACATAAAGCTGAGGATATCTGACTGAATGGACATTCACCTTTTATTGAGCTTCTTCACATTATCCTCAGCCCATATCTACAGATGGACACCAGCAGAATAATTCATGCTTGACAGATCTTTTCCATTCAATGGGGCTTCTGTGAAAATGCTAAAATTACAGTTATAGTcttctaaaaggaaaaaaaaaaatcaacattgtTTGAATCACATTAAGTCTCCTGCTTGGAAATGTCAAGTTTTTCATTATCTTTGCAATCAAAATATTCCAAGAAACTGccaatcaaacaaaaaaaaaaaaaaaaagtaatgcacTTACTGTCAGACTAAGGGAACTGAGGTGTAACTCTATTACAAGCAAATTAATTCCAAAAATAATTAATGATAAGCAGACTTTAGATTCTCCAAAACAAGTTATACTatatttttcctcttctttaaaCCTGCCTTAAACCAACGTTACAAGTGTGGCATATAGGAGTAGGTTTCATTCTATTGCTACATTTACTAGTCTATTCTAGGGTTAACTATCTTCTGGGTAATAGGTGGATACTGCTAAAGTGTTATTTATTGAAGTGGGAGGGGTTATGAAGCCGCATGCTGCAGTGGCTGTACCCAAATACTAAATGGTGTGCATCCCCATTTAGCATAACCACTGCTGTAATGAAGTTTTCTCCAGTTCGATTATTTTATCTTTagtctgatttcttttttctttgttgtactAAAACCTTTagcagcaaagaaaaagaacacagaCTGTTGAACATTTTCAAGgctctttctttgtgttttcaccACCCAGCCATCTGACACAGGTACATCCATACAAAACTTGTTTTACAAAGACAATTTCAACTCATCTGCATTTTTAACCTTCAGTGAGGTTGAAAATGCCGTGataatattatataaatatttgtgtatttttttcatttcaaaatacCATGTTTTCTCTTGTGTATATATTGATAAATAACTATTTTCTGCTCTCCAACTTTTTGATGCTATATGGAACATTTTTAGTAGCTAAAACAGCAGTAAATGTCCTTCAGTATGCAACAAAAAATGAATTTCTCTTTGAGAATAGCAGATGCTTAGGTGTGTGCCTTGAACCTAAAGAAGAACACGAGTGTTACAAAGTGAGGCTTTGTCAGCTTCAGTGCAGAGGAGGTAAGAAGGTACCTACCGATGGGCAAAACCAGGAAAAAAGGCAGCCAGCACATAATAAAGCATCCAACGACAATGCCAAGAGTCttggctgctttttcttctcttgAGAACTTCAGCAGCCTTGGTAGGGAAAAGGAGGAGCGTTTATGCATTGCGGTCCCCTCGTCACCCTCCTGCTTCCCTATCTGAGCAGCGTTCCCTCTGTGTATCCTCAGCATCACCCCCTCCATCTCTACCCCCTTTCCTTTCCTCCCTTTCCTCAGGGTTTTGGTCTCTCTCTTCGCCACGGTATATACACGACAGTACATGGCCAGGATGATGACCAGTGGTATATAGAAAGATCCTAAGGCTGAGAACAAGGCGTAGCCAGGCTCCTCTGTAATTCGGCACACTGTCTCGTCCTCTGGGTCGGGCTCTTTCCAGCCGAATAGAGGGCCAACAGATATAGCTGCTGAGAGTCCCCAGAGAGCAGCCACCGCGGTCAGGCCTCGCCGTCCGGTAGCTATAGCGGGGTAACGCAGGGGGTAGCTGACAGCCAGGTAGCGGTCAatagaaatcacacacaggctGAGGATAGAGGCAGTGCAGCAGAGGACATCCAGGGCGGCCCATACGCTGCAGAAGGACCGGCCAAACACCCACCTGCCGAGAGCCTCTGAGGTGGCGGAGAAGGGCAGGACAGCAGAGCTGAGCAGCAGGTCTGCTGCTGCCAGGTTGGCAATGAAGTAATGTGTCACAGAGCGCCAGTGGTGGTGGAACAGCACAGACAGGATGACCAAGATGTTTCCGAGGACCCCAAACACTACAAAGACCACCAGCACCATCCCCAGGACGACTGCCTTGGCTACATCCACCTCTGGGTGGGCGGAGGAGCTGCAGTTTGGACAAAGACCTGCTGCAGAATAAACACTCATGTTCTCTGCAGGAAACATTGTAATCTGCTGGTTGCATTAAGATGTAAAGTGTCTGGCAAATTGATGACACTCATGCCACATCTGTTCTTTAATTACTTCAGCTCCAACCCTCTGCCGTCTTCCGCTCCTCCCAGCGCAGAGGATAAAAGCTTTTACAGCTGCATAAACTGCTCTTCCAGTTAATTTGTAGGTACAGTGGCTCTTGCCAGCACTCCAGTGATCATGTGGCCAGGGTTGCTTGGCAGAACGTCTTATGCTGGAAGAGTAACACTGCCACAGTTTGCCATATTTAGTCTGGAAAAGcttaataaaaatgacaaatgctCAAGTGGCAGTCACAGATGGATTTGGGGTGTCATGTCTTGCCATAACGAAAAGGCTTTACCtgttaaaacaagaaaagagaTAAAGGAAATTTATCAACACATTCATAATCCTAGACTTTTATAAATACCCAAAACGAGCTCATTACTGCTTTAAGTGCTATTCTTTCTCTGACAGCGTAGGAGCAAATCAAAACAGAGGATGCAAGACAGAGCACATTAAATGTAAAATTGTAAAGTATAATCACCCGGCCATGATTAAAGGGTAAAAACATCATTTAATGGCCTCTTTCAGCCTCTTTGTGTGCAAATTCTTCTCCCTTTATTACAGCTGCAGTAGAAAAAAGAGAGTATGCTCCTGAGCCCAGCATTcccagttttctttttcattcaaaaaaaccaaaacaaaaatcccCTCCCAGTGcggttttcttgttttgttggcTCTGCAAGAAAATACTGGTAAGATTAAAACATCCCATTATTTATACCTGATATTTGTTTAACCTTCATTTAAGCTGTCAGACTGATTAAAGCTAAACATGTCTTTACACAGGCGGTGTTCTTGAAAAGTAACTGTGGTAAGGATTataatagaaaagaaaatataaagaaacaagaTATCATCCATTAAGAAAGAGGCAAACACAAGGACAACACAGCAGGAATATTATCCTTGGGGGGTGGGGATCATTTGTGGCATCATGAGAAATCCAGCCAAACATTCAGAGAGCTTAAAGATAAATTAAGACAGAGATCATTTTTTAAAGTCCCTCCCTCAGAGGTCTTGTGTCATTAATCAGGGTTTTAACTCATCTACCAGATGACAAGCCAAGAATTGAACCTTGAGGAGGGCACTATATTACCCCAGTGAAGGCTTCAGCCATCGATAGTCCCGCTCAGTACCACTCGCAGTGAGCGTGTTTTAGATCAGGGATGTCACTGAGCGCGATAAGCACCAGCGAAGCATAGAATAAAAGAAAGTGGCCGTGATAAAGCCTTCAGAGAGAAGAGTCATGCTTGTCACATGTTCGTGCGGGATCAAAGGATTTCACTCGCCGCACGTCCCACTGCCAGGCGGAACGAAATTCACCCAAATAAACACTTGATGCTGGGATTTCCACATCAGTGGCCGGAGGGGGAATTGATAGGTGGTGAAAACATATCTTGGTCATATCTTAACATTTTTGGTTGTAATAAGATTTCTCAGTGTGGTGTCGCGCCTGCACGGAgagattgcttttttttgttttgttttcctcagcCCACCAGTGTTCGAGGACCACTGTTACTATGGAAGGATGTCAAACATATTTACATTGACCTGAGGCAGCGGTTGCAATTCTACATAGGTGAAACAAGATTACCAATATCTACAATGTGATGCAGTACTCCTACAACCACGCACAATGTTTTGTGTGCCTCAAGGCCACACAGTTGTCTTGATGTTAGCTGATAATGTAAAGCATgtatcaataataataacaacgaGAAAAAGAATACTTTAATCATTGTTTTGGGAGCATTCATATTCATTTGATTATATCTAGTAAAAGGACTTTCTGCATCTCtcaattttatattattgcCAGTCGAATATCCTTTTTCCATTTAATAAACCACGAAAATATTGTAGAGATTAATAGACAGCGATAACCACAGCCTCAGCCCCCAAGGGCATTTTCCTTCAGTTGTCCAGCAGCAAGCAAAAACAAAGACTGAGACTGCACACGTCCATCATTCTCTGCAGATAAGATTTGATTAAAAGCTATCAGTGAACATCATTACAATCTAATTTACATCTGAATCCAAAGATGGCTCACTCAGGTTATTGCATTAGCAGAGCTCCTGGAAAGATTGTATGTTGTCCTTGAAGAAACTTTTTTGTTCCCCCTCCAGCTGGGCGGCCTTTGCCGAATGGAAACAAGTCAGCCAATTAAACCTAGAATTGGAATTATAattagggttttgttttttaaacagataGGATATTAGTGAGCATATTAACTGACTTAATGTAGCCTGACCATGGGTATATTAAATCAGAACAGCAGTTCCTAGCATGGGATGGTCTCATTATCACAAGGGTAACACAGACAATATCAACTTACTATTAACTGTCCTGATATTGTTTTGTGAATGCAGCAGATGAAGTCCCGTGAAAGCAATTGAGTTTGCTACACTTTGTAAAGTGCAAACATCTCTGCATCATGTCAAACACATTCCTACAGACTTATTAGATTTTGTTAGGCACTAATCATCAAGGATGCACTTTTTTCAACCTGCTTGCCTGTAACTAATTTATTGCTTTTCGGTGCATGATTTGCAGACTGATGAGAGTGTATTCAATGAACTTAATTTGGAAAATTTGTTACCACAAGCTCCCACAAGGACACATGAAAAAAATCACTTATGATGAAGTGAGAAAATGCTCACATTTGCACAAAGATCTAATTACTTTAGATCTGTTCTATGTCcaacaaacaaagaaatgtaaTATTTCTCCAGAACATCAGCTCtgagaaaagggagaaaagaaaaatcaaggaTGTTAAATGCTTATCTTGAACATGTTTCCTCCAGGTCACCATatcacataaaagaaaaaatggaatTTATGACTGATTCAGATGCCTGTGAATGCCTCGGTAGAGTTCATATATCATTTCTGCAAACACTGTAACATAACTGCTTGTGTCAGGTCTCTGAAGGAGAGAGCACTACCGTGATGAATCACTGCACATTTGAAGTCAGTTTCTAAATTGCTATTTATtctcttgggggggggggtttcataATTCAGTCCCCGATCATTACATTCCACTAGTCTTGAACATACACAGCCTTTCAGGGCGGATAATGTGAGTGCATCTCCTTTTCATCCACCTGAAGAAGTGATTTTTGTTAGTGTTTGTCATCATTTAATGGAAGATACATCCCTGAGGACCAAAGCTTTGAATTCTCCTGAGCTTTAAAGCACGTTCCTTATGCAGCTACAACCATTCATCATTTTCTTTGCATTATTAATATTCACTTCAATATTCCACATATTCTGAATGAATATGGCCTGTGCATGCCTTTTATTTGCGTTCATTTCTAATAATAAACCTTCGTTACATATTTTAAATGCACAGAAAACATAAACTCTCTAAAAGGTTGCCTGGATTATCATTACTAAACGGAAATAAAGCAGTTTTCTCAGTGTGCTTATATGTGGCCTGCCAGACAATAGCCGCCTCCTTCACATGGTTAAAAATAATCACAAACAAGCACAATGATCCATTCTGATGACTGGAAGCCACTCAGTTTGTGAAGTACAGTAAGCAGGAGTATGGACAAGAaaaaggaagggagggggtgaaAGTCTTACCTTCATCCATGTGCGCAGATCTCACCGGAATTCAGCTAATTTTCTCTGAAAGCATGTCATTTGTCACAGTGTCAGCCGCAGACAGCACGGAAAGCAAAGTCAAGTgcttctctccctcctgctgtcctcctgctctctctggTGAAAAATAAAGTCACAGTGGACTACCCCACCTGATCCTCCCAGACCCCGCCCCCTCACCGAGCGGCTCACACCTTTTAATTGCCGTTCAATTTAAATTTAACGCTTATTCAGGTAACCGCGTTCACGTGCGTGTGGCCCGGTAAAAgcgagctaactgagctgtgaaacTAATTACACGTCGTTTCAAAAGGTTCATTAGGCTTCAGAAAGCAAGATTTATAACTCTGTTATTTTTTACTGCATTTTTCTACTGTTAACAAGTAAAGTGATCCTAACAAAGACTATTTTGATATGTCTTATTCCGCTGTGCTTATAGCTATGCTGCTGTACAAAcgctacagtactgtgcaaaagtcttgagctttttaaatatttatttcactggATCTAAGAAAAATGCTAAAGAAAAGAGAGTTCAACAGACATAAGATAGCCTTGCTCTGGTGATTACCAGAGAGCCAAAActtgcattttatattttatatcccAGGATataaaacagggagaaaaggacTTGTGTAACCAAGTTACACAAGGGCTGCACTGAacatcagtggcaacaggtttCATGAAGTGACGAGTCCACATttgaatttttgtttgtttaaatcgGCATTAATTTATACCGAGAGGCGAAgcggaccccccccccccgggcCAAAAGCTTACAAAAGTTTGATAAAGGTGTCTGCatactttgtttttcttatagCTGCCTGAAACATTTGTGAAGGACTTTTGCCAGTGAGAAGATGATGGATTTCTGGTTCTCCAGAGACTGAAGGGACCGGCTTGATCCTGGTGGTGCTTGTCTTTTGCTTTGCAGAGATATACTAGATGTAGTGAGGCAGAATCCTTAGTGGGGGCAGGAGAGGTCCAGTGCATCAATAATACCTCAAGGATGACAAATAGGCTATTTCTTCTCTCAGATTATTGTTTCGGGTTGAGTTATTTATGGATTCTCCAATGGCTGAGCAGCTTGACCGCAGGTGTCTCAGATGTTGTTGAGGGCATAGGCAGCTCTGTTCActtagagattttttttttcacaatccTGTCCTGAATGCTGGGATGATGCATTCATCTTCACATGACAGTTGTCTCATATGTCTGTTGCCACTGTGTGTATTGATCTAGTGTATGGATCTTTCTTGCGTATGGGCTCGTTGCAGCTTTCAgcacacatttgtttttgttttttttacactgtCCTTAGACTGACCTCCATGGCTTGTTCCCTGCTCAATGACAACAAGTGATTTGTTGTTTGGAATTAGTGGGGTCTGTGCTGATTGAGCTCATCCAAAAACAACAGCAGTTGAAAGCCTTAAAAATGAGAACTTCTTCTTTTATTAGTCATTTAGTGTTATccaaattaaaaacagagagTGTGGTTTTAGCAGCTACAATGTGTTGAGCTCCAGAGATTTAACTGTTCTTTGGCTCTGCAGTTATTTACACTATTTGTCCAAGTAAAAGATTGAAAATCTCTTTTTCAAAGGACACCTCAACATTTACATCGTAACCTGGTCTCATGCCGTAAGTGCTGGTCAATTAGTCCCACAAATTCAGTCTCTTTTATTGTGTACACAAAGTTGACCATCATTCTACAGGAGAAATTGGGAGAATACTTCATGATCCTGTTACTGTATATTTTTGAGTGCTCACCGAGTGCAGACCCAGCTAACCAAGAAAACAGAGCCTTGAACAAAGTGAAACCCACTTTACTTCAGTCTGATTAGTTTAGGTGCCTAAATATAACCGAgcatcaaattaaaatgaagaaaatggaCTTGAAACAAAACTTAAGTGAAAAAGTAACGGTTCTGCTGTAGGGCTTAAACAATGACTTTGGCCTCTGCCATTCCTTCAGCTTCCAAACATGGACTTTTTCCATCCTCAAAACCTCTGTGTTGAAGGACACAATGCAACAGATCAGCAGAGGCCATGCTGATAAATAACTCATattcctgtaaaaaaaaaagaaaagaaaaagttaggGGTTGTATCGAGGGAAATGAATAATAGATTCAATTTTGTGAGCATTTCACGTACTGCTGTGAGATTGTGTTGCATGTGGAACCTAACAATCAGTAGATGAATATtgcaacctgctgttaaaaaaCTTTGATTGACCATAAAGCTATTTAATGGTTGTGTGATGACAAACTTCGTTTTACTAAATCAGGGCTCTGCACAGGCTTAAAATGAGCTTCAAATTTGCTGAGCACAGCACAACATGTTTTAATAATGAAACTAGGTTTGCAGTTGTTTCAGATCTTCTCAAAAAATTAGTTTCACTCAGCAGAGGTGTTGATGCCATCTGTGGGTTTaatatataaatgttaaaagagTGTCTTTAGGAATACAAAACCCATCTAAAGTATTAAAGATAGATAGACGTGGTTAGAGGCAGATTTTCCTGTGCAAACGTTATGGAAAAATGTGACTAGAAGTGAATTTTCCTTTCAAAAGACCATTGCTGACACAAATTATGTGCTTTAATGGAATGACTAGAGAATCAGCTAAACAACACTGAAAATGGAAAGGTTTTTTCACCTACACAAACCCAGATGAAATGCATGGACACTGAGTCCAGCTATAAAGCCTCTTCTGGTACAAGCATCTCTCAGTATAATACAAAACAGTTCAATGTCAAGATTTTGCTGTAGTACACAAAATGCAGGACACAGTCGAAAAGTAGTTTTCATAAACAGAATCTTCATGAAAACAGAGCAGACCATTATTAAgtattaaaatgttattttacaaaagaatgacaacaataaaagaatgtaaacaaacatttttcataAACAATGATAATCATATCTCATTTGAACTATTAAGGAACAATATAGGATCCATAAGCTTAATGCATGATTATAAATGAAATTTAgatatgtttattttatataatattGCAAGAGCTTTgggcattttatttttacattgctTATGCAGCAGTGGACATCACAGGCAGGTAACAGAAATTTTGATCAGGCAAGTATCTTTGGATTAGTCTCTTATTTCATTCACAGGCAGGAGCCGTACTAGGAAAGGCAACTTGAGCAGTCCGAACAGCTTGTCTCTGTCTCTGGGGGCAGGGGGCTATATTCAGATAACTTTATTTGGGAGGAGAAACAGAGCTTCTCCTCTTTTTCTGCCAGTCTGAGCACCAATGCTCCGAGCAGGCAAGTAGTTATTGTGGGCAGGATGAGAGTGGGTCAGGGAGGTTAGAAAGAAAGTATTTTCTGCAGGCTCTTCAACAGGTTTCCTTGGCGGAGACAGACATGTAAGTACAAAGCAAATGTAGACTGAGTATAAATACTGCCTTGATTTGAGATGGAAGACAAGTGTGCCTGCCCTGGGTTAGACAGCACCCACCACTGAAAGAGTCTGATAAGTTTTCATTGACACATACATTCACACAGTCAGGGGAGAGATGAAGAGAAAGGCTGATGCCATCAGGACCTTCAATATCACTTTACCTCATTCTCTGTGTAGAAACTGTTGAATTAAACTGAAGTATTTGCTGTGTGTACCTGTCTGTAATAATGGGATGCAAACGAGAAAACGTTCCAGCTGAGACCTGGCCAGTCCATCCTTCTAGCTGCTCAGTGGATAACAGTTACACTGAACTTGCGGAGATTTTGCACAGCTGAGCCACATGAAAGCATTTAATGCTGTGTTTCTACACTATGTTCAGgcacaaacacaataaaacagctaCTTTAAAGCTGAAAACTTGTTCCAGCTTTTTCATACAGGAAACGAATCAACAATCAATAAGGGAATCAATGAAGGACTCAAccaaagcaaaaataataaagcatataaataaataatcatgtAACTTCTGACAAAGTCAGGGTTTCAGACAGTGTTTGGAAAATGTTGGCTGAATGATTGagtgaaaaaaagcaacaaacatATGGGCCCCTCCTGAAAAACCTTCTTAACACGTCTAAACCAGGATTGTCAAACTCAGTTTGGTTTATGGATCatatacactgctcaaaaagagataaaggaacactttgaaaacaaatcaggaaaaaaacaaaacaaataaacatggcAGATATTTATCCTTATATGGACTGGGTAATGTGTTAGGAACTAACGGACAGATATGGGCTGTAACTGTTACTTGGAATGCGTTACTGttatccgattacttttttcaggtaatgATAAAAGTAAgagattactattgcaaaaaagtaattagattactgttactttcctgtaAGCACACAGCGTTATGGcgttactgtgttactaaactgtgattttgtttttgagagtgtctc
The Maylandia zebra isolate NMK-2024a linkage group LG7, Mzebra_GT3a, whole genome shotgun sequence DNA segment above includes these coding regions:
- the adra1ab gene encoding alpha-1A adrenergic receptor isoform X1 — translated: MFPAENMSVYSAAGLCPNCSSSAHPEVDVAKAVVLGMVLVVFVVFGVLGNILVILSVLFHHHWRSVTHYFIANLAAADLLLSSAVLPFSATSEALGRWVFGRSFCSVWAALDVLCCTASILSLCVISIDRYLAVSYPLRYPAIATGRRGLTAVAALWGLSAAISVGPLFGWKEPDPEDETVCRITEEPGYALFSALGSFYIPLVIILAMYCRVYTVAKRETKTLRKGRKGKGVEMEGVMLRIHRGNAAQIGKQEGDEGTAMHKRSSFSLPRLLKFSREEKAAKTLGIVVGCFIMCWLPFFLVLPIGSIFPSCKPPETIFKITFWLGYLNSCINPIIYPCFSQEFKKAFHSVLRGQCLRTAVPTTSQTLGHITTHSSDPGPVQEPVTLSSLTCCRVLSTSSSSADGVDQSQSAQGQSKSLLKAWCFSASQTPVPEKASNRSAKVLHLSLGITGEAV
- the adra1ab gene encoding alpha-1A adrenergic receptor isoform X2 produces the protein MFPAENMSVYSAAGLCPNCSSSAHPEVDVAKAVVLGMVLVVFVVFGVLGNILVILSVLFHHHWRSVTHYFIANLAAADLLLSSAVLPFSATSEALGRWVFGRSFCSVWAALDVLCCTASILSLCVISIDRYLAVSYPLRYPAIATGRRGLTAVAALWGLSAAISVGPLFGWKEPDPEDETVCRITEEPGYALFSALGSFYIPLVIILAMYCRVYTVAKRETKTLRKGRKGKGVEMEGVMLRIHRGNAAQIGKQEGDEGTAMHKRSSFSLPRLLKFSREEKAAKTLGIVVGCFIMCWLPFFLVLPIGTSQDHPLGKCFIYKAGNVRGRCHADK
- the adra1ab gene encoding alpha-1A adrenergic receptor isoform X3, whose amino-acid sequence is MFPAENMSVYSAAGLCPNCSSSAHPEVDVAKAVVLGMVLVVFVVFGVLGNILVILSVLFHHHWRSVTHYFIANLAAADLLLSSAVLPFSATSEALGRWVFGRSFCSVWAALDVLCCTASILSLCVISIDRYLAVSYPLRYPAIATGRRGLTAVAALWGLSAAISVGPLFGWKEPDPEDETVCRITEEPGYALFSALGSFYIPLVIILAMYCRVYTVAKRETKTLRKGRKGKGVEMEGVMLRIHRGNAAQIGKQEGDEGTAMHKRSSFSLPRLLKFSREEKAAKTLGIVVGCFIMCWLPFFLVLPIGSRHTPKHLLFSKRNSFFVAY